A single genomic interval of Electrophorus electricus isolate fEleEle1 chromosome 4, fEleEle1.pri, whole genome shotgun sequence harbors:
- the arl16 gene encoding ADP-ribosylation factor-like protein 16 isoform X3 — MCLLLGATGVGKTLLLKRLQKLCQRKVPANLTDLGEPPSTLPTVGTNLTDLTLRKRSLTIRELGGCMGPIWPSYYTDCTTVIYMVDSANITQISASCVQLLNVLAAEPLQTASVLVLFNKRMDDIIACAPQSITTLKLSARTGEGLEEVLKWLDSLQPA; from the exons ATGTGCTTGCTGCTTGGTGCAACCGGCGTAGGAAAAACGCTTCTACTAAAACGGCTGCAGA AACTTTGTCAACGGAAGGTGCCTGCTAACCTTACCGATTTAGGCGAACCACCCTCTACTTTGCCAACG GTGGGCACCAACCTCACAGATCTGACGCTGAGAAAGAGGAGCCTGACTATAAGAGAATTAGGAGGCTGCATGGGCCCAATCTGGCCTAGCTATTACACAGACTGCACAACTGTTATT TATATGGTGGATTCTGCCAACATCACACAGATTTCTGCCTCCTGTGTCCAACTGTTGAATGTTCTTGCTGCTGAACCACTTCAGACTGCCTCTGTGCTTGTGCTGTTTAACAAGAG GATGGATGACATCATTGCCTGTGCCCCTCAGTCCATCACGACTTTGAAGCTCAGTGCTCGGACTGGCGAGGGCCTTGAGGAGGTGCTCAAATGGCTGGACTCGTTGCAACCCGCTTGA
- the arl16 gene encoding ADP-ribosylation factor-like protein 16 isoform X1, with the protein MCLLLGATGVGKTLLLKRLQKLCQRKVPANLTDLGEPPSTLPTVGTNLTDLTLRKRSLTIRELGGCMGPIWPSYYTDCTTVIYMVDSANITQISASCVQLLNVLAAEPLQTASVLVLFNKSDLPCTMSLVEMKSLFRMDDIIACAPQSITTLKLSARTGEGLEEVLKWLDSLQPA; encoded by the exons ATGTGCTTGCTGCTTGGTGCAACCGGCGTAGGAAAAACGCTTCTACTAAAACGGCTGCAGA AACTTTGTCAACGGAAGGTGCCTGCTAACCTTACCGATTTAGGCGAACCACCCTCTACTTTGCCAACG GTGGGCACCAACCTCACAGATCTGACGCTGAGAAAGAGGAGCCTGACTATAAGAGAATTAGGAGGCTGCATGGGCCCAATCTGGCCTAGCTATTACACAGACTGCACAACTGTTATT TATATGGTGGATTCTGCCAACATCACACAGATTTCTGCCTCCTGTGTCCAACTGTTGAATGTTCTTGCTGCTGAACCACTTCAGACTGCCTCTGTGCTTGTGCTGTTTAACAAGAG tGACCTTCCTTGCACTATGTCTCTTGTGGAAATGAAATCACTTTTCAGGATGGATGACATCATTGCCTGTGCCCCTCAGTCCATCACGACTTTGAAGCTCAGTGCTCGGACTGGCGAGGGCCTTGAGGAGGTGCTCAAATGGCTGGACTCGTTGCAACCCGCTTGA
- the arl16 gene encoding ADP-ribosylation factor-like protein 16 isoform X2, whose translation MCLLLGATGVGKTLLLKRLQICQRKVPANLTDLGEPPSTLPTVGTNLTDLTLRKRSLTIRELGGCMGPIWPSYYTDCTTVIYMVDSANITQISASCVQLLNVLAAEPLQTASVLVLFNKSDLPCTMSLVEMKSLFRMDDIIACAPQSITTLKLSARTGEGLEEVLKWLDSLQPA comes from the exons ATGTGCTTGCTGCTTGGTGCAACCGGCGTAGGAAAAACGCTTCTACTAAAACGGCTGCAGA TTTGTCAACGGAAGGTGCCTGCTAACCTTACCGATTTAGGCGAACCACCCTCTACTTTGCCAACG GTGGGCACCAACCTCACAGATCTGACGCTGAGAAAGAGGAGCCTGACTATAAGAGAATTAGGAGGCTGCATGGGCCCAATCTGGCCTAGCTATTACACAGACTGCACAACTGTTATT TATATGGTGGATTCTGCCAACATCACACAGATTTCTGCCTCCTGTGTCCAACTGTTGAATGTTCTTGCTGCTGAACCACTTCAGACTGCCTCTGTGCTTGTGCTGTTTAACAAGAG tGACCTTCCTTGCACTATGTCTCTTGTGGAAATGAAATCACTTTTCAGGATGGATGACATCATTGCCTGTGCCCCTCAGTCCATCACGACTTTGAAGCTCAGTGCTCGGACTGGCGAGGGCCTTGAGGAGGTGCTCAAATGGCTGGACTCGTTGCAACCCGCTTGA